AAAGCGAAAATGAATTGAGAGAATTATTTGGTCATCTTGATACAAAGGTTAATTTTATCTGTAAATCATTATCTGTAAATATTTCCACTAGAAACAGTAATCATATCATTGTTTTCGGTAACAAAAAGAATGTTAAGCAGGCAGTTATGTTAATCGAAGACTTATTAGCCATTATTCGAGGAGGAAATCCAGTCAATTTAGCAGAAATTAAATATCAGATAGAAATGATAAAGGAAAATTATTTCTTTCAGTTAAATGAGTTATATAATGTGGAGATAGAGGTTTTTAAGAAAGATAAAATAATTAGACCAAAAACTTTTGGCCAGAAGGAGATATTAGAAAAGATAAATAATAATGATATCTTGTTTGTTATTGGCCCAGCTGGTACCGGAAAGACATATCTAGCAGTTGCAATTGCTATTTCTGCTTTAAAGAAAAAAGAGGTTGATAGAATTATCTTGGTTCGTCCAGCGGTAGAAGCCGGCGAAAGCCTTGGATTTCTTCCTGGTGATTTAATGGAAAAAATCAATCCTTATTTTAGACCTTTATATGATGCAATATACGAAATGATGCCTTCAGAAAAATTTAAAAACTTTTTAGAGCGTGGAGTTATTGAAATTGCTCCCCTTGCCTACATGAGAGGAAGAACATTAAATAATTCTTTCATTATACTAGATGATGCACAAAATACAACCTTAGGGCAAATGAAGATGTTTTTAACCCGGTTTGGTTTTGGATCAAAAATTATAATAACCGGTGATATAACCCAAGTGGACTTACCTCAAAAAACTAATTCTGGTTTGATTAGTATAGCTGAGATATTGAAAGATATCAAAGGCATTGCCTTTATTTATCTAGAAAAAAAGGATGTAGTTAGACACAGATTGGTTAAAGAAATTATTCTTGCTTATGAAAATGCTTATAAATATGATAAAAAAAATATGAAAAACTCTGAACAATATAATTTTAAACATGAAAATAGATAAAACTAATAGAAAAAATATTAAAATATTTCAAAAAAGCTTTTTACAAAGGTTACTATTTTTTTGCCTGATAATTATCATTATAACTTTCATTTTATCAATTAATTTCATTTCTGGTAAAATTCTTCTAAAAGTGGGAGAGGTTGCTCCAAGAGACATTACTTCCCCGGAAACGATTGAAATTATTGATAAAAAAGCTACTGAAAAGCTAAAAGAAGAGACTGAAAAATCAACTCGTGAGCTATTCAGTCTAAATTTAGCCAGTATAGAAAATGTAGAGAAAGAATTATCTGATTTTTTTTCAGATATAAGAGGGCTTAGAAAACTATATAACACTATTATAGAAAAACAGATCAGGAATAACCAAAAATCTGATGAAATAATTGACTACTCATTAATTAATAATGATTTAGAATTGATAGCTGAAAAGTATTCATTTGATAGAGAAAACTCAATAATAAGTTTAATGAAATTAGATCAATTTTCGCTGGAAGAGATTGAACGAAATGTAAACCTATCAATAAAAAGAATTATGCAACAGGGTATTAAAGAAAATGATATAGAACAAGCAAAAAAACAAGTTATCAGAGAAATAAATGAATTATCCGCTAATCCCTATAATGCTCTCTTAGCAGGAGAAATTGGAGAAAATTTTTTAAGAGCAAGTCTTTTTTTAGACGAACAAGCTACTCAGGATAGAAAACAAGAAGCAGTTGCTGCAGTAAAAGATGTCAAAAATATTATCAGAAAAGATCAAATTATTATTAGAAAGGGTGAAATTGTTACTGATGAACATATTGAAAAGCTAGAAGCCTTAGGATTACAAAATCCAATAGTGCGTTTCAAGAATATATTTGGTTTACTTTTCATCAATGCAATATTAATTTTTTTATTAAGCTTGTATATTTTTACTTATCATAAGGAAATTTATTATGATATTACTAAACTAATATTATTAGGGGTAATATATCTTGCTATAATATTTTTGGCTAAGATAGCTAGTGAAATATCGGGATATCTAATACCAGCTGCTTTTGCTTCCATGCTTATTGCTATAACTCTTGATTCAAGATTAGCTTTGTGGATGACATTCCTTATCAGTTTTAATGTTGGATTTATCTTTTTAGGCGATATAAATTATATGATTGTTGCTCTAGCTGGAGGTTTAATAGCAATTTTTAGTATTAGAAAGGCTACCCAACGTTCTAGTTTAACGCGTGCTGGCCTTTTTATTGCTATGATTAATATTTTATCTATCATTGCTCTTGGTTTAATTCACAGGAGTGGCTCTGAAGTTATATTACAAAACAGCATGTGGGGTATATTGAATGGATTCATCTCTGCTATTTTAACTATTGGCATTCTGCCTTTTTTGGAAAGCTTCTTTGATATATCTTCTTCTTTTAAATTAATGGAATTATCAAATCCTAACCAACCTTTACTAAAACAATTATTAGTTGAAGCTCCTGGAACTTATCATCATAGTGTGGTAGTAGGTAATCTGGCAGAGGCGGCAACTGAAGAGATAGGAGCAAATTCTTTGTTAGCACGTGTAGGTGCTTACTATCATGATGTGGGAAAATTAAAAAGACCTTATTTCTTTGCCGAGAATCAAGAAGCTTATAAAAATACTCATGATGATCTAGAGCCTAGCTTAAGCGCTTTGGTCATAGCTTCTCATGTCAAGGATGGAATAGATATGGCCAGAAAGTATAAATTACCTAAGTCAATTGTTGATATAATTAATCAACATCACGGAACAGGGATTATCAGTTATTTTTATCATCGTGCCTTACAAACAAATGGAGATAAATCTAGTGAAGTAAATGAAGAAAGCTATCGTTATTCTGGACCAAAACCTCAAAGCAAAGAGGCAGGAGTAATTTTACTTGCTGATATGCTTGAAGCAGAAGCCAGAACTTTAAATAATCCTACTGCTACTCGGATTAAGAATTTAACTCAAAATGTTATTAATAGAAATTTAGTTAACGGTCAGCTTGACGATTGTAACCTAACTTTAAGAGAATTAAATAGAATTAAAGATGTTTTTTCCAGGATTTTAACCAGTATGTTTCATAATAGAGTAGAGTATCCTGACGAAGAATTAATAAACAAATTAAAGAAGGAACGTTCTCAAAGTGAAAGTATTAATAAAAAACAATCAGAAACAAATAATAAATCTTCAGATACTGAAAAAGACATTGCTGAAGGCAATGAAATTAATGAATCAAAAAAAAACTAGTGAAATAAGCCTTCTACTTACTGATGATATACGAATTAAAGAATTGAATAAAAAATACAGAAATGTCAATACTTCTACTGATGTTTTAGCTTTTAGTCAGGTTGAAGAAAAAAATAATGATCCTTTATTTAACAATGAAAAAGAATACCTATTAGGAGATATAGTAATTTCAGTTGAAACAGCCCAAAAACAGGCAATTTCTTTTGGTCATTCTTTACAATATGAGTTAATGCTACTATCGATTCATGGTTTTCTACATCTGCTCGGGATTGATCATGATTATGAAAATAAAACAGATAAGATGAAGGCATTAGAAAAGGAAATTATTAATAATATATCATTAGGTAGAAAGGATATTAATTAAGTTTTAGTTACTTCTCTTTAGTTCTTCTAAAATTGGCACCATGTTACGCTATCTATATCTCCATATTACAACAACAGTATTTTTTAATTCCAGATTAAATTGTAATGCTTTTTAAAAGTTGAATTTTTGCTAAAAATAATGCATAATATTAATATAATAGATTGTTAAGAAAATATACGGAGAGGAGTGATAAGAAACAAAATATACCTTTAATCTATTTTTTGTCCAATAAAAATTTTTTTGGAGGTTATTTAAATCTATGAAAAAATTACTCACATTTTTAATCCTTGCTACTTTAATTTTAACATTCAGTGTAAGCAGTGTAGCTCAACAAAAATTCCTTGCTATAGCTACCGGTGGAACGGGAGGAACCTATTATCCATTGGGCGGTGCTCTAGCCCAATTACTTTCTAATCAAGTGGAAGGTTTAATTGTAACCGCACAGACTTCTGGTGCCTCAATTGCTAATTGTAATTTAATTGCCCGTCATCAAATTGAAACTGCCTTTTCCCAGGCTAATACAACATATTGGTCCTATACCGCTACCGGTCTCCAGACTGGGCAACAAGCAGTTACTAATTTAAGAGGAATTGCCTCTTTATATCCCGAAACAATTCATATTGTTGCCACTAAAGCTTCTGGAGTTAAATCAATTGCTGATTTAAAAGGAAAAAGAGTAGGAGTTGGTGCTCCCAATAGCGGCACAGAAGCCGATGCCAGAATTATTTTAAATGCCCATGGTCTTACCTATGATGATATGAGTATTGATTATATTGATTTTAATGAGGTAGCTGATAGATTAATCGATGGTCAGATAGATGCCGGATTTGTTACTGCTGGTTATCCTACTTCCAGTATTATAAATATTGCTACTATTCGTGACCTTGTTTTGGTACCTGTGGATTTGGAAGTAGCCGAAAAATTAATTGTAGAAATACCCTATTATGGAATTACTGAAATTCCTGCCGGTATTTATACTGGTGTAGAAGAACCAGTGTTAGCCTTAGCTACCCCGGCTCTTTGGATCTGTGATTCGCAATTAGATCCTACTTTGGTTTATAAAATGACTAAGGCTCTATGGGAAAATATAACTATACTAGCTCAAGTACATGCTCAAGGAAAGAATATTACACTTGAAACTGCTTTAGCTGGAATGGCTATACCACTTCATCCAGGTGCTGAGTTATATTATAAGGAAATTGAGCTAATAAAATAATTTAGGTCTATGCCTGATTGATATTTGTGAAGGAAATCCGGGGAACATTATATTATTTATGATAATTGTACCCGGATTTCTTTATCTAATAATTATTTTAAATAATATCGAAGATCTTATAATAATGAATATAAAAAATAAAAAAGACCATTTTTATGAAAAGTAAATTATATTTATATTTTTATTTCTTTGTGCTATCATTAGCAATAATATCCATTATTTTTATGGTAAATAATTTTTTTTATATTATAAATATTAAGACATTTCCTGATGAAAAAATAATTTTTCAAAAAATAATTTCTCCCAATCAAAAAATATCCTTAGCTTATATTCATTCTGTCGCCCAAACTCCTGTTTGGGAATTTTTTGAAATAGATAATGAGGGTAAAATGATACTCACCGAAACCCATTTTCATGATCACGGGGCTGGGCTCCCATATGCTGCTTTTGAAAATGAAATCTTTGTGAGAGAAGACCACAAGTTTAAAATAAAAAATATGCATAGGGAAATAGAACTCCCATTATATTACAGGATTTATCAAGACCGAGGAAATATTTTTGTTTTTGATAAGCAAGAAATTAATTTATCAGATACAATTGGAGATTCCTTATTACTAATTGATATAAAACGATTAAATGTGATTAGATATTTTTTGGAATATTTAAGAGTTTAGGAGAAGATGTATGAAAAATAATTTAGATAATAAAATTGAATCTAAAAATAATAGTATTTTAAGTGATGAAAAAGAAAAAATCGATGTGCAAAAATTGTTAGAACAGTATGATAGCGAATCTAATGTAAGAAGGCCAATAGGTTTTATTGCTATAGTTATTTCGATCATAGCTATTAGCATGTCCTTGTTTCATTTTTATACTGGTGGATTTGGACTCTGGTTAGCATTAAAACAAAGGGCGCTACATTTAGCCTTCGCTTTAGCACTAATATTTCTACTATACCCAACAACTAAAAAAGGCATTGGTAGTGATAAATCAAAGGTACCCTTTTTCGATATAATATTATCCCTGGTGGGAGCAGCAACGAGCTTATATTTGATAATATTTTATAAAGAACTTGTATTTAGAGCTGGATTACCAAGTAACATTGATCTTCTTATGGGTGGAATTACCATATTATTAGTATTAGAAGCTACCAGGAGAGCAATTGGTCCGGAATTACCAATAGTAGTAATAGTATTTTTAATATATTCTTATTTTGGTCCCTACATGCCTGGATATTTTGCCCATAGAGGATATTCTTTAGAAAGAATCATTGAACATCTGTATATGCAAACAGAAGGTATTTATGGTATTCCTTTGGGAGTATCTTCTTCTTTTGTTTTTCTTTTTATCCTTTTTGGTTCTGTGTTAAACAAAACTGGAATGGGAAAATTTTTTATCGATCTATCGATGGCTTTAGCCGGACATACTACAGGAGGACCTGCTAAAGTTGCAGTTATTGCCAGTGGTTTTATGGGATCTATTAATGGCAGTTCTGTGGCTAATGTTGTTACCACCGGAAGTTTCACTATTCCTTTAATGAAAAGTATAGGGTACAAAAAAGATTTTGCCGGAGCAGTGGAGGCTGCTGCTTCTACTGGTGGACAAATAATGCCTCCTGTTATGGGTGCCGCAGCATTTGTTATGTCTGAATTTTTAGAAATACCATACATAAAAATAGCTGCTGCAGCAGCTATTCCTGCTATCATTTATTATATTGCCGTTATGACTATGGTTCATTTAGAGGCATGTAAATATAACTTGAGAGGATTGCCAAAAGATCGATTACCTAAAGCAAAACTGGTATTAAAGGAAAAAGGCCATCTTTTATTACCAATCTTGGGACTGGTATATCTGTTGGTTAGAGGTTATACAGCTCTATTTGCTGCCTTTTGGGCTATCGTAATGAGCTTGGCGATAAGTATGCTCAAAAAAGAAACAAGGCTTAACTTAAAAAATTTTTTTGGTGCATTCGAAGATGGAGCTAAAGGTGCTTTAGGAGTAGCAGCAGCTTGTGCCTGTGCAGGTATGGTAGTTGGTGTTGTAACCTTAACTGGTTTAGGTTTAAAGATTGCCAGTGGTATAGTGTCATTAGGAAGAGGAAATTTATTACTCACCTTGTTCTTTACTATGATAGCCTCTATTTTATTAGGAATGGGTTTACCTACAACTGCAAAATACATAATTTTATCTATTATGGCAGCACCTGCCTTGGTACAATTGGGTGTTCTACCTTTAGCAGCGCACATGTTTATTCTATATTTTGGAGTGATTGCCGATTTAACACCCCCAGTAGCTGTAGCTGCTTATGCAGGTGCTGGTATATCTGGAGGCAATACTATGAGAACAGGCTTTATTGCTGTAAGACTAGCCGTTGCAGGTTTTATGATTCCATATATATTTGCTATTAATCCTGGATTGATGGGATTAGAAGGCTCTGCTTTACATACTATTCAATTAATGTTTACCTCCTTAGCAGGTGTTTTGTCTCTTGGTGCAGCTGCTGGTGGTTTTTTATTAGTTAAAACACAGTTCTATGAGAGAATTTTGTTACTCATTAGTGCCATATTGCTTATATCGCCTGACTTAATAACTGATTTAGTTGGCCTTTCTATCTTAATAATTGTTTTATTTTTACAGTATAAAAAACAAAATCAGCAAAAAGCCTAAATATGAATTGGACGTAAGTTTTAAAATTATCAAAATGGGAGATTTAAAAGAAACTAAAAATAATATTTTTCTTCTAATTATAATATTATTAGTTTTTTATCTCTGCAGTGAAGTCCTTTATGCTGATGATTTAGTAAAAAATAGACCTGTTGCAGTGATGATTGGAAATTCTCCTAAAGAAAGAAATATTCAAAAAGGGATTGAAGGGGCAGATATAATTTATGAAATTGAAGTAGAATATCCCTTTACTAGATTAATGGCTCTTTATTTTGGAGATAATGAGACAGTTGTTGGACCTATAAGAAGTAGTCGTTATTACTTTTCAAGAATATCTATTGAATGGTCACCAATTTTTGTTCATTGTGGCGGACAAAATTTAAAAAATGAAAATGTTCTAGATATAGATGAGTTATCATATCACTTTCTTTTCTGGCGTGATGAAAAGATCGGTGGATGGATCAACCTATTTACTGATATCAGTAAATTAAAAAAACAAATAAATA
This region of Atribacterota bacterium genomic DNA includes:
- a CDS encoding PhoH family protein, translated to MYEHLVLIKSENELRELFGHLDTKVNFICKSLSVNISTRNSNHIIVFGNKKNVKQAVMLIEDLLAIIRGGNPVNLAEIKYQIEMIKENYFFQLNELYNVEIEVFKKDKIIRPKTFGQKEILEKINNNDILFVIGPAGTGKTYLAVAIAISALKKKEVDRIILVRPAVEAGESLGFLPGDLMEKINPYFRPLYDAIYEMMPSEKFKNFLERGVIEIAPLAYMRGRTLNNSFIILDDAQNTTLGQMKMFLTRFGFGSKIIITGDITQVDLPQKTNSGLISIAEILKDIKGIAFIYLEKKDVVRHRLVKEIILAYENAYKYDKKNMKNSEQYNFKHENR
- a CDS encoding DUF1850 domain-containing protein, with protein sequence MKSKLYLYFYFFVLSLAIISIIFMVNNFFYIINIKTFPDEKIIFQKIISPNQKISLAYIHSVAQTPVWEFFEIDNEGKMILTETHFHDHGAGLPYAAFENEIFVREDHKFKIKNMHREIELPLYYRIYQDRGNIFVFDKQEINLSDTIGDSLLLIDIKRLNVIRYFLEYLRV
- the ybeY gene encoding rRNA maturation RNase YbeY produces the protein MKLMNQKKTSEISLLLTDDIRIKELNKKYRNVNTSTDVLAFSQVEEKNNDPLFNNEKEYLLGDIVISVETAQKQAISFGHSLQYELMLLSIHGFLHLLGIDHDYENKTDKMKALEKEIINNISLGRKDIN
- a CDS encoding HDIG domain-containing protein — its product is MKIDKTNRKNIKIFQKSFLQRLLFFCLIIIIITFILSINFISGKILLKVGEVAPRDITSPETIEIIDKKATEKLKEETEKSTRELFSLNLASIENVEKELSDFFSDIRGLRKLYNTIIEKQIRNNQKSDEIIDYSLINNDLELIAEKYSFDRENSIISLMKLDQFSLEEIERNVNLSIKRIMQQGIKENDIEQAKKQVIREINELSANPYNALLAGEIGENFLRASLFLDEQATQDRKQEAVAAVKDVKNIIRKDQIIIRKGEIVTDEHIEKLEALGLQNPIVRFKNIFGLLFINAILIFLLSLYIFTYHKEIYYDITKLILLGVIYLAIIFLAKIASEISGYLIPAAFASMLIAITLDSRLALWMTFLISFNVGFIFLGDINYMIVALAGGLIAIFSIRKATQRSSLTRAGLFIAMINILSIIALGLIHRSGSEVILQNSMWGILNGFISAILTIGILPFLESFFDISSSFKLMELSNPNQPLLKQLLVEAPGTYHHSVVVGNLAEAATEEIGANSLLARVGAYYHDVGKLKRPYFFAENQEAYKNTHDDLEPSLSALVIASHVKDGIDMARKYKLPKSIVDIINQHHGTGIISYFYHRALQTNGDKSSEVNEESYRYSGPKPQSKEAGVILLADMLEAEARTLNNPTATRIKNLTQNVINRNLVNGQLDDCNLTLRELNRIKDVFSRILTSMFHNRVEYPDEELINKLKKERSQSESINKKQSETNNKSSDTEKDIAEGNEINESKKN
- a CDS encoding TRAP transporter permease; the protein is MKNNLDNKIESKNNSILSDEKEKIDVQKLLEQYDSESNVRRPIGFIAIVISIIAISMSLFHFYTGGFGLWLALKQRALHLAFALALIFLLYPTTKKGIGSDKSKVPFFDIILSLVGAATSLYLIIFYKELVFRAGLPSNIDLLMGGITILLVLEATRRAIGPELPIVVIVFLIYSYFGPYMPGYFAHRGYSLERIIEHLYMQTEGIYGIPLGVSSSFVFLFILFGSVLNKTGMGKFFIDLSMALAGHTTGGPAKVAVIASGFMGSINGSSVANVVTTGSFTIPLMKSIGYKKDFAGAVEAAASTGGQIMPPVMGAAAFVMSEFLEIPYIKIAAAAAIPAIIYYIAVMTMVHLEACKYNLRGLPKDRLPKAKLVLKEKGHLLLPILGLVYLLVRGYTALFAAFWAIVMSLAISMLKKETRLNLKNFFGAFEDGAKGALGVAAACACAGMVVGVVTLTGLGLKIASGIVSLGRGNLLLTLFFTMIASILLGMGLPTTAKYIILSIMAAPALVQLGVLPLAAHMFILYFGVIADLTPPVAVAAYAGAGISGGNTMRTGFIAVRLAVAGFMIPYIFAINPGLMGLEGSALHTIQLMFTSLAGVLSLGAAAGGFLLVKTQFYERILLLISAILLISPDLITDLVGLSILIIVLFLQYKKQNQQKA
- a CDS encoding TAXI family TRAP transporter solute-binding subunit, giving the protein MKKLLTFLILATLILTFSVSSVAQQKFLAIATGGTGGTYYPLGGALAQLLSNQVEGLIVTAQTSGASIANCNLIARHQIETAFSQANTTYWSYTATGLQTGQQAVTNLRGIASLYPETIHIVATKASGVKSIADLKGKRVGVGAPNSGTEADARIILNAHGLTYDDMSIDYIDFNEVADRLIDGQIDAGFVTAGYPTSSIINIATIRDLVLVPVDLEVAEKLIVEIPYYGITEIPAGIYTGVEEPVLALATPALWICDSQLDPTLVYKMTKALWENITILAQVHAQGKNITLETALAGMAIPLHPGAELYYKEIELIK